The bacterium genome contains a region encoding:
- a CDS encoding PBP1A family penicillin-binding protein, with amino-acid sequence MAGKKKKTTTALSLIAFILTAIGKPFYFIFSHIFIAVIFVFYFVGSSIRRIKLPKFPKIRSFALPKIKYNFLKNYTFPRFKISFKKRYLFIVLGITVITFITYLTIFKDLPSYKELMSRKIEVSTKIYDRNGVLLYTIYKDKNRTPVKLEEIPQSVILSTIAAEDAEFYYHKGFSLRGMFRALVKNISEGKLQGGSTITQQLVKNALLSSEKTYIRKVRELILSVMVEFNYSKDQILEMYLNEVSYGGTVYGIQEASKHYFNKDVKDLTLAESALLAGLPQSPTRYSPFGNNPDLTFSRQREVLYLMKINKFISEDQESEALEQRITFAPNKQDIKAPHFVMYVREKLIEEYGEEVVTTGGLTVTTTLDYDIQKIAEEAVRDEVSKIERLNVNNGAAVVLSPHNGEILAMVGSKNYFDTENDGNVNVTTRLRQPGSSIKVVTYTLALSSGFTLSTIIDDSAITFKVPGQKDYSPKNYDDLYKGKITIRQALAQSRNIPAVKILASLGVTKIIDLGEKMGITTWLDRSRFGLSLTLGGGETKLLDVAQAYSVIANGGVKNDLIYISEIVNYKDKTIYKRDEQSKSKNKLIIDSRVAYLLIDILKDNVSRSPAFGTNSKLVIPNHPEVAVKTGTSNDLKDNLTIGFNQDYLTAVWVGNNDSSSMSRIASGITGAAPIWNRIMTSLLMGKEAVEWAIPNGLIQKECYGRFEWYLEENQMNCPKIVDPAGMTEGPNIN; translated from the coding sequence GTGGCTGGAAAAAAGAAAAAAACCACCACTGCCCTTTCGCTAATAGCTTTTATCTTAACTGCTATTGGGAAACCTTTCTATTTTATCTTTTCTCATATTTTTATAGCAGTTATTTTTGTTTTTTATTTTGTTGGTAGTTCTATTAGAAGAATAAAACTTCCAAAGTTTCCCAAAATTAGAAGTTTTGCTTTACCTAAAATTAAATACAATTTTTTAAAAAACTATACTTTTCCAAGGTTTAAAATTTCTTTTAAAAAAAGGTATTTGTTTATTGTTTTGGGTATTACTGTAATTACCTTTATTACTTACCTTACTATTTTTAAAGATCTGCCCTCTTACAAAGAGCTAATGTCAAGAAAAATTGAAGTCTCTACTAAAATATACGATAGAAATGGAGTTCTTTTATACACGATTTATAAAGATAAAAACAGAACTCCTGTTAAATTAGAAGAAATTCCCCAAAGCGTTATTCTTTCTACGATAGCCGCGGAAGATGCAGAATTCTATTATCACAAAGGATTTTCGCTCAGAGGAATGTTTAGAGCTCTTGTTAAAAATATTTCTGAAGGTAAACTTCAGGGCGGGTCAACCATTACTCAACAGTTAGTCAAAAATGCCCTGTTATCTTCAGAGAAAACATATATTAGAAAAGTTAGAGAGTTAATACTCTCAGTTATGGTCGAATTTAATTACTCGAAAGATCAAATTTTAGAAATGTATTTAAATGAAGTAAGTTATGGTGGTACTGTCTATGGCATACAAGAAGCCTCGAAACATTATTTTAATAAGGACGTTAAAGACTTGACGCTAGCTGAAAGTGCACTTCTTGCAGGTCTTCCCCAGAGTCCCACAAGATATTCCCCTTTTGGCAACAATCCTGACCTAACATTTTCTAGACAAAGGGAAGTCCTGTATTTAATGAAGATTAATAAGTTTATTAGCGAGGACCAAGAGTCTGAAGCACTTGAGCAACGAATTACATTTGCACCCAATAAACAAGACATTAAAGCTCCCCATTTTGTGATGTACGTTCGCGAAAAACTTATTGAAGAATATGGAGAAGAGGTAGTTACCACTGGGGGCCTAACTGTTACCACGACACTTGACTACGATATCCAAAAAATCGCAGAGGAAGCAGTAAGAGACGAGGTTTCAAAGATTGAAAGGTTGAACGTCAATAATGGTGCGGCTGTGGTCTTAAGCCCCCATAACGGAGAAATTCTGGCTATGGTGGGAAGTAAAAACTATTTTGACACAGAAAACGATGGCAATGTAAATGTCACCACAAGATTAAGACAACCTGGGTCATCAATTAAGGTTGTAACCTATACACTTGCGTTAAGTAGTGGCTTTACACTTTCAACTATTATAGATGACTCGGCAATTACTTTTAAAGTTCCTGGACAAAAAGACTATTCCCCTAAAAACTATGATGACCTATATAAAGGGAAAATTACCATCAGACAAGCCTTAGCGCAGTCAAGAAACATACCTGCTGTTAAGATTTTGGCGTCATTAGGGGTAACAAAAATTATTGACTTGGGTGAGAAAATGGGCATAACCACTTGGTTAGATAGGTCACGTTTTGGGCTATCATTAACGCTGGGTGGTGGAGAAACCAAACTTTTAGATGTTGCCCAAGCATATTCAGTAATTGCAAACGGTGGAGTTAAAAATGACCTGATATATATATCGGAAATAGTAAATTATAAAGATAAAACCATATATAAACGTGATGAACAAAGTAAAAGTAAGAATAAACTAATAATTGACTCGAGAGTAGCCTATCTTTTGATTGATATTTTAAAAGACAACGTATCAAGATCTCCAGCTTTTGGAACAAACTCCAAACTTGTTATTCCAAACCACCCAGAAGTTGCAGTAAAAACAGGAACAAGTAATGACCTAAAAGATAACTTAACAATCGGGTTTAACCAAGATTATTTGACAGCAGTTTGGGTTGGTAATAACGATAGTTCATCTATGAGTAGAATAGCATCAGGTATAACAGGGGCAGCCCCAATTTGGAATAGAATAATGACCTCTCTTTTAATGGGTAAGGAGGCTGTTGAGTGGGCTATCCCTAATGGCTTAATCCAAAAAGAATGTTACGGTAGGTTTGAATGGTATTTAGAAGAAAATCAGATGAACTGTCCAAAAATAGTAGATCCAGCGGGAATGACAGAGGGTCCGAATATTAACTAG